The Hymenobacter oligotrophus genome has a window encoding:
- a CDS encoding GNAT family N-acetyltransferase: MSLLPTLTPASLRTERLLLRPYQPTDAAVFYALLNAERRRLEPAFPRRVASVRTLADAERTLRTFAENWRHRRLLVWGIWNSTATCYLGDISLQPDSPRIRAGEIGYYLAAAAEGFGYAREALRAVVEYAFEHLDARALTLRCRPSNVRSQATAEAIGFRRAADTDAGVWHYALARTRT; the protein is encoded by the coding sequence GTCGTTGCGCACCGAGCGGTTGTTGCTCCGCCCCTACCAGCCCACCGACGCGGCGGTTTTTTACGCCTTGCTCAATGCCGAGCGCCGCCGCCTCGAGCCCGCGTTTCCGCGCCGGGTGGCGTCGGTGCGTACGCTGGCCGACGCCGAGCGCACCCTGCGCACCTTTGCCGAAAACTGGCGCCACCGCCGCTTGCTGGTGTGGGGCATCTGGAACAGCACAGCCACCTGCTACCTCGGCGACATCAGCCTGCAGCCCGACTCGCCGCGCATCCGGGCCGGCGAAATCGGCTACTACCTCGCCGCCGCCGCCGAAGGCTTTGGCTACGCACGCGAGGCGTTGCGGGCCGTGGTTGAGTACGCGTTTGAGCACCTGGACGCCCGCGCGCTAACCTTGCGCTGCCGCCCCAGCAACGTGCGCAGCCAAGCCACCGCCGAGGCCATTGGTTTCCGCCGCGCCGCCGACACCGATGCCGGCGTGTGGCATTACGCGCTGGCGCGCACGCGCACCTAG